One genomic region from Sciurus carolinensis chromosome 2, mSciCar1.2, whole genome shotgun sequence encodes:
- the Dapk2 gene encoding death-associated protein kinase 2 isoform X5, with amino-acid sequence MLLDKNIPIPHIKLIDFGLAHEIEDGVEFKNIFGTPEFVAPEIVNYEPLGLEADMWSIGVITYILLSGASPFLGDTKQETLANITAVSYDFDEEFFSQTSELAKDFIRKLLVKETRKRLTIQEALRHPWITSEGEVRAPEQRKTQPTQLKTKRLREYTLKCHSSMPPNNTYVNFERFARVVEDMAQVDQGCRALVGARDTLQDDVETLVSIFNEKEAWYREENESARHNLSQLRYEFRKLESLKKLLREDIQATGASFGGVARKLDHLHTQFEALRQELSADLQWMQEVMISFHLESGDTDGLGAMFHQDASDSLSELLSRSHTEEVLASLKL; translated from the exons ATGTTATTAGACAAGAATATTCCCATTCCACACATCAAGCTGATTGATTTTGGCCTGgctcatgaaatagaagatggagttgaatttaagaacatttttggGACACCGGAATTTGTTG CTCCAGAAATCGTGAACTATGAGCCCCTGGGGCTGGAGGCCGACATGTG GAGCATCGGTGTCATCACCTACATCCT CCTCAGTGGAGCATCCCCCTTCCTGGGAGACACAAAGCAGGAAACACTGGCAAATATCACAGCAGTGAGTTATGACTTCGATGAGGAATTCTTCAGCCAGACTAGCGAGTTGGCCAAGGACTTCATTCGGAAGCTTCTGGTTAAAGAGACTCG GAAACGGCTCACCATCCAAGAGGCTCTCAGGCATCCTTGGATCACG TCTGAAGGAGAAGTCAGAGCTCCTGAACAGCGGAAGACCCAACCCACCCAGCTGAAGACCAAGCGTCTGAGAGAGTACACTCTCAAATGCCACTCAAGCATGCCCCCCAACAACACTTATGTCAACTTTGAGCGTTTCGCCCGTGTGGTAGAGGACATGGCTCAGGTGGACCAGGGTTGTCGTGCCTTAGTAGGGGCCCGTGATACTCTCCAGGATGATGTGGAAACCCTGGTGTCCATCTTCAATGAGAAGGAAGCTTGGTACCGAGAGGAGAACGAGAGCGCCCGGCACAATCTGTCCCAGCTCAGGTACGAATTTCGCAAGTTGGAGTCCTTGAAGAAGCTCCTGCGGGAAGACATCCAGGCCACAGGGGCTAGCTTCGGAGGTGTGGCCAGGAAGTTGGACCATCTGCACACACAGTTTGAGGCTTTGAGGCAGGAGCTCTCAGCAGACCTACAGTGGATGCAGGAAGTGATGATCAGCTTCCATTTGGAGAGTGGGGACACAGATGGCCTGGGAGCCATGTTCCACCAGGATGCCAGTGATTCCCTATCGGAGCTGCTCAGCAGGTCGCACACAGAGGAAGTCCTGGCCAGCCTGAAGCTCTGA